The Shewanella sp. KX20019 genome window below encodes:
- the fusA gene encoding elongation factor G produces MTDLSKYRNIGIFAHVDAGKTTTTERILKLTGKIHKIGEVHDGESTTDFMEQEAERGITIQSAAVSCFWNEHRFNVIDTPGHVDFTVEVYRSLKVLDGGIGVFCGSGGVEPQSETNWRYANESEVARIIFVNKLDRMGADFLRVVKQTKDVLAANPLVMVLPIGIEDEFCGVVDLLTRKSWIWDETGEAENYKIEEVPADMVELVEEYREMLIETALEQDDDLLEAYMEGEEPSMEDIQRCIRKGTRTMDFFPTYCGSAFKNKGMQLLLDAVVDYLPNPVEVDPQPLTDEEGEPTGDFALVSVDEPFKALAFKIMDDRFGALTFVRIYSGKINKGDTILNSFTGKTERVGRMVEMQADERNELDYAQAGDIIAIVGMKNVQTGHTLCDIKNPCTLEAMVFPEPVISIAVAPKDKGGSEKMGIAIGKMIAEDPSFRVETDEDSGETILKGMGELHLDIKVDILKRTYGVDLVVGEPQVAYRETITKEIEDSYTHKKQSGGSGQFGKIDYVIRPGEQNTGFTFSSKVVGGNVPKEFWPAVEKGFASLMDTGTVAGFPVLDVELELLDGAFHAVDSSAIAFEIAAKGAFRQSMPKAGAQLLEPIMNVDVFSPDDNVGDVIGDLNRRRGMIKDQMAGVTGVRIKADVPLSEMFGYIGSLRTMTSGRGQFSMEFAHYSPCPNSVAEKVIADVKAREAAAAKK; encoded by the coding sequence ATGACTGATTTATCAAAGTACAGAAACATTGGTATCTTTGCTCACGTTGACGCGGGTAAGACCACCACAACTGAGCGTATCCTTAAGCTTACCGGCAAAATCCATAAGATCGGTGAAGTTCATGATGGCGAATCAACAACTGACTTCATGGAACAGGAAGCTGAGCGTGGTATTACCATTCAGTCTGCTGCTGTAAGTTGTTTTTGGAACGAGCACCGTTTCAACGTTATTGACACCCCTGGCCACGTTGACTTCACAGTAGAAGTATATCGTTCTCTTAAGGTTCTTGATGGCGGTATCGGCGTATTCTGTGGTTCTGGTGGTGTTGAACCACAATCAGAAACCAACTGGCGTTATGCGAACGAATCAGAAGTTGCTCGTATCATCTTCGTAAACAAGTTAGACCGTATGGGTGCTGACTTCTTACGTGTTGTTAAGCAAACTAAAGACGTACTAGCTGCTAACCCACTGGTTATGGTTCTTCCTATCGGTATCGAAGATGAGTTCTGTGGTGTTGTTGACCTACTAACTCGTAAGTCTTGGATCTGGGACGAAACCGGCGAAGCTGAGAACTACAAGATTGAAGAAGTTCCTGCTGACATGGTTGAGCTTGTAGAAGAATACCGTGAGATGCTAATCGAAACTGCTCTTGAGCAAGACGATGACCTACTAGAAGCTTACATGGAAGGCGAAGAGCCATCTATGGAAGACATTCAACGTTGTATCCGTAAGGGTACTCGTACAATGGACTTCTTCCCTACATACTGTGGTTCTGCATTCAAGAACAAAGGTATGCAACTTCTGCTTGACGCTGTTGTTGATTACCTACCAAACCCAGTTGAAGTTGATCCACAGCCGCTTACTGATGAAGAAGGCGAACCTACTGGTGATTTCGCTTTAGTTTCTGTAGACGAGCCATTTAAAGCGTTAGCATTCAAAATCATGGATGACCGTTTTGGTGCCCTAACCTTCGTACGTATCTACTCAGGTAAGATCAACAAAGGTGATACCATCCTTAACTCGTTCACAGGTAAAACTGAGCGTGTAGGTCGTATGGTTGAGATGCAAGCTGATGAACGTAACGAACTTGATTACGCACAAGCTGGTGACATCATCGCTATCGTGGGTATGAAGAACGTACAAACTGGTCACACTCTGTGTGATATTAAGAACCCTTGTACTCTTGAAGCTATGGTATTCCCAGAGCCAGTTATCTCTATCGCTGTTGCGCCGAAAGACAAAGGCGGATCAGAGAAAATGGGTATCGCTATCGGTAAGATGATTGCTGAAGATCCATCTTTCCGTGTAGAAACTGACGAAGATTCAGGTGAAACTATTCTTAAAGGTATGGGTGAACTTCACCTAGACATTAAGGTAGATATCCTTAAGCGTACATACGGCGTTGACCTAGTAGTAGGTGAGCCTCAAGTTGCTTACCGTGAAACTATCACTAAAGAAATTGAAGATAGCTACACGCATAAGAAACAGTCTGGTGGTTCTGGTCAGTTCGGTAAGATCGACTACGTTATCCGTCCAGGTGAGCAAAACACTGGTTTCACTTTCAGCTCTAAAGTTGTTGGTGGTAACGTACCTAAGGAATTCTGGCCTGCAGTTGAGAAAGGTTTCGCATCTTTGATGGATACTGGTACTGTTGCTGGCTTCCCTGTATTGGACGTTGAACTAGAACTTCTTGATGGTGCTTTCCACGCAGTTGATTCATCAGCTATCGCGTTCGAAATCGCTGCAAAAGGTGCTTTCCGTCAATCTATGCCTAAAGCCGGTGCACAACTTCTTGAGCCTATCATGAACGTTGACGTATTTAGCCCAGATGACAATGTTGGTGATGTTATTGGTGACCTTAACCGTCGTCGTGGCATGATCAAAGACCAAATGGCTGGTGTTACTGGCGTTCGTATTAAAGCTGACGTACCGTTATCAGAAATGTTCGGTTATATCGGTTCACTACGTACTATGACATCAGGTCGTGGCCAATTCTCTATGGAATTCGCTCACTACTCACCATGTCCAAACAGTGTTGCTGAAAAAGTAATTGCTGACGTTAAAGCACGTGAAGCAGCTGCTGCTAAGAAGTAA
- the bioA gene encoding adenosylmethionine--8-amino-7-oxononanoate transaminase, which produces MNNEKQPTEQYIDSDFDQKHLWHPYTSMKNALPTYGVVSAEGVELQLDSGAKLIDGTSSWWACVHGYSHPKIVAAMQQQTQQLSHVMFGGITHRPAIELARMLVDMTSERLTKVFLADSGSIAVEVAMKMALQYWQGKDKPNKQKILTVKSGYHGDTFAAMSVCDPEGGMHTMFGELVTKQLFAPAPISKFGEEFDPSELTAIGTIIEDNHQQIAAVLIEPIMQGAGGMRFYHPDYLAALRRLCDKYDLLLILDEIATGFGRTGKLFAYEHANIEADILCLGKALTGGYVSLAATICSDEVARGVSESPAGVFMHGPTFMGNPLACSAAIASLELINQQQWQTQVASIESQMKSELADAKSFSNVVDVRVLGAVGVLEMNSTLNTAELQQQFVDLGVWIRPFSNLIYIMPPYTISAVQLSKLTSAMKTVASQISLPDSDIAFISHG; this is translated from the coding sequence ATGAACAATGAAAAACAACCTACAGAGCAGTATATCGACTCAGATTTTGATCAGAAACATCTCTGGCATCCTTATACCTCGATGAAAAATGCACTTCCGACCTACGGTGTAGTTAGTGCAGAAGGTGTCGAATTACAACTCGACTCTGGCGCAAAACTCATCGATGGGACAAGCTCTTGGTGGGCTTGCGTGCATGGTTATAGTCATCCCAAAATTGTGGCGGCAATGCAACAGCAAACCCAGCAACTCAGTCATGTCATGTTCGGAGGGATCACCCATCGTCCAGCGATTGAGCTAGCAAGAATGTTAGTGGATATGACGAGCGAACGCCTGACAAAGGTGTTTCTGGCCGATTCAGGTTCAATTGCCGTTGAAGTGGCAATGAAAATGGCACTGCAATATTGGCAAGGAAAAGATAAACCCAATAAACAGAAAATACTCACAGTAAAAAGCGGCTATCACGGCGATACTTTTGCGGCTATGAGTGTTTGCGATCCTGAAGGTGGCATGCACACCATGTTCGGCGAACTGGTCACTAAACAGTTATTTGCGCCAGCGCCAATCAGCAAATTTGGTGAAGAGTTTGATCCATCTGAGTTAACCGCTATAGGCACCATCATTGAGGACAACCATCAACAGATTGCAGCGGTGCTTATCGAGCCTATCATGCAAGGTGCCGGCGGAATGCGCTTTTATCATCCTGATTACTTGGCGGCTTTACGTCGTCTCTGTGATAAGTATGACCTGTTATTAATTCTAGATGAGATTGCCACAGGGTTTGGCCGCACAGGCAAGTTATTCGCCTATGAACATGCCAATATTGAAGCCGATATATTGTGTCTAGGTAAAGCGCTCACTGGGGGCTATGTTTCACTTGCAGCAACAATATGCAGTGACGAAGTAGCCAGAGGTGTTAGTGAGTCTCCAGCAGGCGTGTTTATGCACGGACCTACATTTATGGGCAACCCATTGGCCTGCTCTGCTGCCATCGCCAGCCTGGAACTGATAAACCAGCAGCAGTGGCAGACTCAAGTAGCGAGTATTGAATCACAGATGAAGTCTGAACTTGCAGACGCAAAGAGCTTTAGCAACGTTGTGGATGTGCGAGTGCTAGGTGCTGTGGGAGTATTAGAGATGAATTCAACATTGAATACCGCCGAACTTCAACAGCAGTTTGTTGATTTAGGCGTTTGGATAAGACCATTCTCAAATCTTATCTACATCATGCCTCCCTATACAATATCAGCCGTACAGCTGTCTAAATTAACCAGTGCTATGAAGACAGTTGCGAGTCAAATATCCTTGCCTGACAGTGACATCGCGTTTATCAGTCACGGATAG
- the bioB gene encoding biotin synthase BioB — MSDAVVRNNWQREEIQALFALPMNDLLFQAHSVHRQEFDPNEVQISRLLSIKTGACPEDCKYCPQSARYDTGLEKERLLAMETVLTEARSAKAAGASRFCMGAAWRNPKERDMPYLKTMVEEVKSLGMETCMTLGMLSAGQADELADAGLDYYNHNLDTSPEYYGDVITTRTYQSRLDTLSNVRASGMKVCSGGIVGMGEKATDRAGLLQQLANLEQHPDSVPINMLVKVEGTPFEKIDDLDPLEFVRTIAVARIIMPKSRVRLSAGRENMSDELQAMCFFAGANSIFYGCKLLTTPNPEENDDMSLFKRLGLHPEQGVASTKEQDKAMLAKAAAQQDKKVAAFYDAGAL; from the coding sequence ATGTCTGATGCAGTAGTGAGAAATAATTGGCAACGCGAAGAGATCCAAGCCTTGTTTGCGTTACCAATGAATGATTTGTTGTTCCAGGCTCATAGCGTACATCGCCAAGAGTTTGATCCTAATGAGGTTCAAATCAGTCGTTTGCTCTCAATTAAGACCGGTGCTTGCCCTGAAGATTGCAAGTATTGCCCACAAAGTGCACGTTATGACACCGGGTTAGAGAAAGAACGTTTACTGGCAATGGAAACGGTTTTAACCGAAGCGCGCAGTGCAAAAGCTGCTGGCGCCTCACGTTTTTGTATGGGAGCCGCGTGGCGTAACCCCAAAGAGCGCGACATGCCTTATCTAAAAACGATGGTTGAAGAGGTCAAATCGTTAGGTATGGAAACATGCATGACCTTAGGCATGCTTTCAGCCGGTCAAGCAGATGAATTAGCGGATGCAGGTCTTGATTACTACAATCATAACTTAGACACCTCACCTGAATATTATGGTGATGTTATTACGACTCGTACATACCAAAGTCGATTAGACACGCTGTCAAACGTTCGAGCTTCTGGAATGAAAGTGTGCTCGGGCGGTATCGTTGGCATGGGCGAGAAAGCGACAGACAGAGCGGGCTTATTACAGCAATTAGCGAATCTAGAGCAACACCCTGATTCAGTGCCAATTAACATGTTGGTTAAAGTCGAAGGCACGCCTTTTGAAAAGATAGATGATCTCGATCCTTTGGAGTTTGTGCGTACCATTGCGGTTGCTCGAATTATTATGCCTAAATCGCGAGTGCGTTTGTCAGCGGGCCGCGAGAACATGAGTGATGAACTGCAAGCGATGTGTTTCTTTGCTGGTGCTAACTCAATCTTCTATGGTTGCAAGTTATTGACCACACCAAACCCAGAAGAAAATGACGATATGAGCCTGTTTAAACGCCTAGGGCTGCACCCAGAGCAGGGGGTAGCTTCAACCAAAGAGCAAGATAAAGCCATGCTGGCCAAAGCGGCTGCACAACAAGACAAAAAAGTCGCAGCATTTTACGATGCAGGCGCGCTTTAG
- a CDS encoding 8-amino-7-oxononanoate synthase — translation MSDAAAQKTTPSLLQSRVIDTNRALEEQGLLRKRIKVMLDAEHANCFEVDDLPYINFSSNDYLGLSRSTKVIEALHEGAKSYGFGSASSPLVVGYSQAHQQLEQTLCQATGHEAALLFCSGFSANNALMKCLFNHTDTVLADKLVHASVIDGLQDSGAVLKRFIHNDLVSANTQFERHSPCALLTESVFSMDGDIAPLVELSALCKQHNAWLIVDDAHGFGVVGEKGLGATALANDIHIDAQIVTFGKALGGQGAAILGSQELIDYLVANARHYIYSTALSPANAVAVNAAVAAIIEQPSLNEQLQHNIHCFIAACQTENIVLTGSTTAIQPIIIGESARTLAIAKRLKEHGFWVGAIRPPTVAQGSARLRITLTAEHREEDIHTFVAVLADILQDD, via the coding sequence ATGTCTGACGCTGCTGCACAAAAAACAACACCATCATTGCTTCAATCAAGAGTCATCGACACCAATCGTGCGCTTGAAGAGCAAGGGCTGTTAAGAAAACGAATTAAGGTCATGCTTGATGCTGAACATGCTAATTGCTTTGAAGTTGATGATTTACCTTATATTAATTTTAGCAGTAATGATTATTTAGGTTTGTCCAGATCAACCAAAGTCATTGAAGCACTGCATGAAGGGGCAAAGTCTTACGGTTTTGGCAGTGCGTCATCACCCTTAGTCGTCGGTTATAGCCAAGCACACCAACAGCTAGAGCAAACACTCTGCCAAGCAACGGGTCACGAGGCGGCATTGCTATTTTGTTCCGGTTTTAGCGCCAATAATGCATTAATGAAATGTCTGTTTAATCACACCGACACCGTGCTCGCCGACAAGTTGGTGCACGCCTCGGTGATTGATGGACTGCAAGATAGTGGCGCAGTGCTTAAGCGTTTTATCCATAATGATTTAGTATCAGCAAACACACAGTTTGAGCGTCACTCTCCCTGTGCCTTATTGACTGAAAGTGTGTTTAGTATGGATGGCGACATTGCCCCGTTGGTTGAGCTATCAGCCTTGTGTAAGCAACATAACGCCTGGCTTATTGTTGATGATGCGCACGGTTTCGGTGTTGTCGGAGAGAAGGGGCTTGGAGCAACGGCATTAGCAAATGATATTCATATCGATGCGCAGATCGTCACCTTTGGTAAAGCACTCGGTGGCCAAGGTGCTGCTATTCTAGGAAGCCAGGAATTAATAGACTACTTAGTTGCTAATGCACGTCATTACATATATTCGACTGCATTGTCACCTGCCAATGCAGTAGCGGTTAACGCTGCCGTAGCAGCCATTATTGAGCAACCATCACTAAACGAACAATTGCAGCACAATATCCATTGTTTTATAGCTGCATGCCAAACAGAAAATATTGTCTTAACGGGTTCTACCACAGCTATTCAACCTATTATTATTGGAGAGAGTGCCAGAACCCTCGCAATTGCAAAACGGTTGAAAGAGCACGGTTTCTGGGTCGGTGCAATAAGGCCACCCACAGTCGCTCAAGGAAGTGCAAGACTGCGAATCACATTAACCGCAGAGCACCGCGAAGAAGATATACACACATTTGTTGCTGTACTTGCTGATATTTTACAAGATGACTAA
- a CDS encoding methyltransferase domain-containing protein produces the protein MKTAVNQLNIDVANRFSAAASSYHSHDILQRIAAKHLFELMRPTQPLLDLGCGPGTSFTCFNHIDDVICVDIAQGMLRSLKKDFPAYKALCADAQNLPLLDASIATVYSNVALQWCKNLELAVTEANRVLQIGGEFNASIVAENSLYQLSDLRLNVNRFKSEAEILNCFNQDDWQIEQIETRAITVYFDDFKSLLQSIKGVGASTVEVKSQLNQRHVTLRGRGDWQKLLNKAELSRAPEGLPLTYNISFIKARKTR, from the coding sequence GTGAAAACAGCGGTAAACCAGTTAAATATTGACGTCGCTAATCGTTTCTCAGCGGCTGCATCATCGTACCATTCACATGATATTTTACAGCGAATCGCGGCAAAGCATTTGTTTGAGTTAATGCGGCCGACTCAGCCCTTACTCGATCTCGGTTGTGGTCCCGGAACCTCATTTACATGTTTCAACCATATTGACGATGTTATCTGTGTTGACATTGCACAAGGAATGTTGCGCAGCCTTAAAAAAGATTTTCCAGCGTATAAGGCGCTCTGCGCTGATGCACAAAACTTGCCCTTGCTGGACGCGTCAATAGCGACAGTTTATTCCAATGTTGCACTGCAGTGGTGTAAAAACCTCGAGCTTGCGGTAACTGAAGCTAACCGTGTACTCCAAATCGGGGGGGAGTTTAATGCCAGTATTGTTGCCGAAAATAGTCTGTATCAACTGTCAGATCTTAGATTAAACGTTAACCGCTTTAAAAGTGAAGCAGAGATACTTAATTGCTTTAATCAAGATGATTGGCAAATTGAACAGATTGAGACGCGCGCCATAACGGTATATTTTGATGACTTTAAGTCGTTACTGCAGTCAATCAAGGGTGTTGGTGCATCTACAGTTGAGGTAAAAAGTCAGCTTAATCAACGCCACGTCACATTGAGAGGGCGAGGAGATTGGCAAAAATTGCTTAATAAGGCAGAGTTAAGCCGCGCCCCGGAGGGGCTTCCCTTGACTTATAATATCAGTTTTATCAAAGCGAGAAAGACGCGTTAA
- the bioD gene encoding dethiobiotin synthase, with the protein MTYFVTGTDTDCGKTLVSSALLTAVKGETVGFKPVASGCEQSEQGLRNSDALALMAASSIKLPYDDINPFAFLAAIAPHIAASEQNISLSPKKIQAQLNMAQYLGADFALVEGAGGWRLPLGDGHFMSEVVQAMQLPVILVVGMKLGCLNHALLTAEAIERDGLVIAGWVANQVDPDMANQQENLASLQQMMSAPFLGHIPYLENATAAEAAVHLNVNLLS; encoded by the coding sequence ATGACTTATTTTGTAACCGGGACCGACACTGACTGCGGTAAAACGTTAGTGTCTTCAGCATTGTTAACCGCAGTAAAGGGTGAAACCGTAGGCTTTAAGCCAGTAGCGTCTGGGTGTGAGCAAAGCGAACAGGGCCTTCGAAACAGTGACGCGCTAGCACTGATGGCCGCATCAAGCATAAAACTTCCTTATGACGATATTAATCCTTTTGCCTTTTTAGCTGCAATTGCACCGCATATTGCAGCGAGCGAGCAAAATATATCGCTGTCACCTAAAAAGATCCAGGCGCAACTTAATATGGCGCAATACCTAGGGGCCGACTTTGCACTGGTTGAAGGTGCTGGTGGTTGGAGACTACCACTAGGCGATGGTCATTTTATGTCTGAAGTTGTGCAAGCAATGCAACTGCCGGTGATCTTGGTGGTTGGTATGAAGCTAGGCTGCTTGAATCATGCATTATTGACTGCTGAAGCGATTGAGCGAGATGGTCTTGTCATTGCAGGTTGGGTTGCGAACCAAGTTGATCCTGACATGGCTAACCAACAAGAGAACCTAGCTTCATTACAGCAGATGATGTCTGCCCCTTTTCTTGGGCATATTCCCTATCTAGAGAACGCAACGGCAGCAGAAGCCGCTGTACACCTTAATGTAAATTTGCTTAGTTAA
- the htpX gene encoding protease HtpX has protein sequence MKRIFLLIATNMAILLVASIVMSILGVNTSTMGGLLVFAAIFGFGGAFISLAISKWMAKKTMGCEVITTPRDNTERWLVDTVARQAEQAGIKMPEVAIYQSQEFNAFATGPSKNNSLVAVSSGLLYGMNHDEIEAVLAHEISHVANGDMVTLTLIQGVVNTFVIFAARVVAGIINNFVASNDEEGEGLGMFAYMGVVFVLDMLFGILASMIVAYFSRIREFRADEGGAKLAGKEKMIAALDRLRQGPETGAMPAQMSALGINGKKSMSELLMSHPPLEKRIAALRAR, from the coding sequence ATGAAGCGTATATTTTTACTGATTGCTACCAATATGGCGATCTTATTAGTGGCATCAATCGTGATGTCTATTTTGGGCGTAAATACCTCAACCATGGGCGGCTTGTTAGTGTTCGCGGCTATTTTTGGTTTTGGTGGTGCGTTCATCAGCTTGGCTATTTCTAAGTGGATGGCAAAGAAAACCATGGGTTGTGAGGTTATCACAACGCCGCGAGATAATACTGAACGCTGGTTAGTCGACACGGTCGCTCGCCAAGCCGAGCAGGCTGGGATTAAAATGCCTGAAGTGGCTATCTATCAGTCACAAGAGTTCAATGCTTTTGCAACGGGGCCAAGTAAAAATAACTCGTTAGTTGCCGTTAGTAGTGGTCTTCTTTACGGTATGAACCATGATGAGATCGAAGCGGTACTCGCTCATGAGATCAGTCATGTCGCTAATGGTGACATGGTAACATTGACGCTTATTCAGGGCGTAGTGAACACCTTTGTTATTTTTGCTGCACGTGTGGTTGCTGGCATTATCAATAATTTTGTCGCTAGCAATGATGAAGAGGGTGAGGGCTTAGGTATGTTCGCCTACATGGGCGTTGTCTTTGTACTTGATATGTTGTTCGGTATCTTGGCATCAATGATCGTGGCTTACTTCTCTCGTATCCGTGAGTTTAGAGCTGATGAAGGTGGCGCTAAGTTGGCCGGCAAAGAGAAAATGATTGCCGCGCTTGACCGACTTCGTCAAGGGCCAGAGACTGGTGCTATGCCAGCTCAAATGTCAGCACTTGGTATTAATGGTAAGAAATCAATGTCTGAATTATTGATGAGCCATCCACCACTCGAAAAACGAATTGCCGCACTTAGAGCTCGTTAA
- the cctA gene encoding tetraheme c-type cytochrome CctA: MSKKLLSAIFGAAIAALALSPSVFAEGQELAEMHAEMDGCEACHADGSPSADGEYEFEQCQSCHGTLEEMDAVHQPHDGMLMCADCHAPHEMNVGDKPTCDSCHDDGRTAESTLK; this comes from the coding sequence GTGAGCAAAAAATTATTAAGTGCAATCTTTGGTGCGGCTATCGCAGCACTAGCATTATCTCCTTCTGTTTTCGCTGAAGGCCAAGAGTTGGCTGAAATGCATGCTGAAATGGATGGCTGTGAAGCGTGTCACGCTGACGGTTCTCCATCTGCAGATGGCGAATATGAGTTCGAACAGTGCCAATCTTGTCACGGTACATTGGAAGAGATGGATGCAGTCCACCAGCCACACGATGGCATGCTAATGTGTGCTGACTGCCACGCACCTCACGAAATGAACGTGGGTGACAAGCCAACATGTGACAGCTGTCATGATGATGGTCGTACTGCAGAATCAACACTTAAGTAA